The Candidatus Saccharibacteria bacterium genome has a segment encoding these proteins:
- the nusA gene encoding transcription termination/antitermination protein NusA, protein MKIEVKQLIAAVKVIATEKNLPEEVVQDAIEQALAAAYRKDFGDREQDVKVQLNQTKGEAKVFVTKTVVDDVENEFSEINLADAKKINDTIEVGGEVVIEDTPKDFGRVAAQTAKQVLLQRIRESEREIVVDEYEDKIGTVINGSVARVESRLVRVDLGKAQGILPMSEQIRGEHYGVGQRIKVFLKDVERENRGPQLILSRANTEFIKFLFSNEVPEMENGAVEIKAIAREAGVRTKLAVFSTVPGVDAVGTFVGGHGIRVQAVMSEIGDQEKIDIIEWEDDHKSFIVNALAPTQVTSVELDETKKKAIVKVPQDQLSIAIGKGGQNVRLASKLSGYEIDVSADNATATEPEQSPEANSTEAKEAPTQEEASKPKKKLASKAELEENLLEALESQDT, encoded by the coding sequence ATGAAAATAGAAGTTAAACAGCTTATAGCAGCGGTAAAAGTAATCGCAACAGAAAAGAACCTACCAGAAGAAGTGGTTCAAGATGCAATTGAGCAAGCATTGGCTGCTGCATACCGAAAAGATTTTGGCGATCGCGAGCAGGATGTAAAAGTTCAACTTAACCAAACTAAAGGTGAAGCAAAAGTTTTTGTAACCAAAACGGTTGTCGACGACGTCGAAAATGAATTTAGTGAAATTAACTTAGCAGATGCAAAAAAGATTAACGACACAATTGAAGTTGGCGGCGAAGTCGTTATTGAAGACACTCCAAAAGATTTTGGTCGGGTTGCTGCACAAACTGCAAAGCAGGTGTTATTGCAACGAATCCGAGAATCAGAGCGTGAAATTGTTGTCGACGAGTATGAAGACAAGATTGGAACCGTAATCAACGGTAGCGTCGCTCGTGTTGAGTCACGCTTGGTTCGTGTCGACCTTGGCAAAGCTCAAGGTATCTTGCCAATGAGTGAGCAAATCCGCGGCGAACACTATGGTGTTGGTCAGCGTATTAAAGTGTTTTTAAAAGATGTAGAACGTGAAAATCGTGGTCCGCAATTAATTTTGTCACGAGCAAACACTGAATTTATTAAATTCTTGTTTAGCAACGAAGTGCCAGAAATGGAAAACGGGGCGGTAGAAATTAAGGCAATTGCGCGAGAAGCAGGTGTTCGGACAAAACTAGCAGTATTTTCAACTGTTCCAGGCGTAGATGCCGTTGGTACATTTGTTGGTGGTCACGGTATCCGCGTTCAAGCTGTTATGAGTGAAATTGGTGACCAAGAAAAAATTGACATCATTGAATGGGAAGACGACCACAAAAGCTTTATCGTGAACGCCCTCGCGCCAACTCAAGTAACCAGCGTAGAACTTGACGAAACAAAGAAAAAAGCAATTGTTAAAGTGCCGCAAGACCAGCTGAGTATTGCTATCGGCAAGGGTGGTCAAAATGTACGCTTAGCAAGTAAATTAAGTGGTTATGAAATTGATGTGTCGGCTGATAATGCTACCGCCACCGAGCCAGAACAAAGCCCAGAAGCTAACAGCACCGAAGCGAAAGAAGCACCTACACAAGAGGAAGCATCGAAACCAAAAAAGAAGCTCGCCAGCAAAGCTGAGTTAGAGGAAAACCTGCTAGAAGCACTTGAAAGCCAAGATACTTAA
- a CDS encoding TrmH family RNA methyltransferase: MKNNALFLCNIRSALNVGAIARSAAAFNVKTIFVGPETPYPTITNDARLPHIQKSTTRKIAKTALGALDHVTFVPVADIVDSLHALSDDYTVLGLEQDPRSIPLTSYRHNTSKPWLLVLGREVTGLNDQELSACQHIIEIPHSKNKESLNVSVAAGIALFNLQ, translated from the coding sequence ATGAAAAACAACGCATTATTTCTTTGTAATATCAGAAGTGCTCTCAATGTGGGGGCAATTGCTCGATCGGCAGCAGCGTTTAATGTAAAGACAATATTTGTAGGACCGGAAACTCCATACCCTACTATTACCAATGATGCGCGCCTCCCTCACATTCAAAAGAGTACGACACGTAAAATCGCCAAGACGGCACTTGGAGCGCTCGACCACGTAACGTTCGTGCCTGTGGCAGATATCGTAGACAGCCTGCATGCGCTGAGCGATGACTACACCGTGCTAGGCCTAGAACAAGACCCTCGCTCCATTCCACTTACTTCGTACCGCCACAATACTTCTAAGCCGTGGCTGTTAGTACTGGGCCGTGAGGTTACGGGGCTTAATGACCAAGAATTATCAGCCTGTCAGCATATTATTGAAATTCCTCACTCAAAAAACAAAGAGTCATTGAACGTGTCTGTTGCAGCTGGCATTGCACTATTTAATTTACAGTAA
- a CDS encoding ribonuclease HII yields the protein MLIAGFDEVGRGAWAGPLCVVGVVLKDGELTDIRDSKFYSQTKRIKLFGDVVKQAAQISISWQSSKKIDTHGLGSCLSAAFNECAQQLTAEVYIVDGAVNYLDIDCSLSMPKADDNYPAVAAASIIAKVLRDSYMHQLALLDDRFGFEKHVGYGTKDHRLSLAEYGPTSFHRLSFKGVQ from the coding sequence ATGTTAATCGCAGGATTTGATGAAGTCGGACGAGGGGCGTGGGCTGGGCCGTTGTGTGTAGTTGGTGTTGTCTTAAAAGACGGTGAGCTTACAGATATTCGTGATTCAAAATTCTATAGTCAAACAAAGCGGATAAAGCTATTCGGTGATGTTGTTAAACAAGCAGCGCAAATTTCGATCAGCTGGCAAAGTAGTAAAAAAATCGACACACACGGATTGGGCTCGTGTTTATCAGCGGCATTTAATGAATGCGCACAGCAGCTCACTGCTGAAGTCTATATAGTTGATGGGGCTGTGAATTATTTAGATATTGATTGTAGTCTTAGCATGCCCAAAGCTGATGATAATTATCCGGCAGTTGCTGCTGCATCAATAATTGCAAAGGTTTTACGCGATTCGTACATGCATCAACTAGCTTTGCTTGATGATCGGTTTGGCTTTGAAAAGCATGTCGGTTATGGCACAAAAGATCATCGATTAAGTTTGGCTGAATATGGGCCAACGTCCTTTCACCGTCTAAGTTTTAAAGGAGTGCAGTGA
- a CDS encoding CAP domain-containing protein, with product MFVSCQSVHAIFISMSAIATRGFGYKAHTYFIASRRNDYRPNALRNPILLVLYCVVAALLVITSVVRQEVRSSSQPSVSSIENRLVGSINVTRGSLDMQPLSLNTQLSKAAVAKQLHMAEQDYWSHTSPDGTEPWDFVRSYNVTYAKAAETLARGFTEPEAVVTGWLNSPSHREALLEPSYSQIGLSITEGEQGYDAVALFIQPVSTIAATSGVLSDTTENSAQKVLAFDSPQLSRIATVVPQSLIYIVAGLSVINLGLLIMMLFTQHKVPVAQHIRKPFHEHPEVHMVLHVAIIGLLSSTLL from the coding sequence ATGTTTGTCTCTTGTCAAAGTGTTCATGCTATATTTATTTCAATGAGCGCAATTGCAACACGAGGCTTTGGCTATAAGGCACATACATATTTTATTGCCAGCCGTCGCAACGACTATCGACCAAACGCACTAAGGAACCCCATACTACTTGTGTTGTATTGCGTCGTAGCAGCATTGCTTGTAATTACTAGTGTAGTTCGACAAGAAGTTCGTAGCTCTTCACAGCCCAGCGTTTCGTCTATTGAAAATCGTCTGGTTGGGTCAATTAATGTGACACGAGGCAGCTTAGACATGCAGCCTCTGTCGCTGAATACACAATTAAGTAAGGCGGCCGTAGCAAAGCAGTTGCACATGGCAGAGCAAGACTATTGGAGTCACACTTCGCCAGACGGCACTGAGCCATGGGACTTTGTGCGGTCCTACAACGTTACCTATGCCAAAGCGGCCGAAACATTGGCGCGTGGCTTTACCGAGCCAGAAGCAGTTGTGACCGGTTGGCTGAATAGTCCAAGCCACAGAGAGGCATTGCTTGAGCCAAGCTATAGCCAGATTGGACTGTCTATAACCGAAGGTGAGCAGGGTTATGATGCAGTGGCGTTATTTATTCAGCCGGTATCAACAATCGCTGCAACCAGCGGCGTTCTTAGTGACACAACCGAAAATTCTGCCCAAAAAGTATTGGCTTTTGATTCGCCGCAACTGTCACGTATTGCTACGGTGGTGCCGCAGTCGCTGATATATATTGTCGCCGGTCTTAGCGTCATAAATCTGGGCTTGCTGATCATGATGTTATTCACGCAACATAAAGTTCCAGTAGCACAACACATTCGCAAACCATTCCACGAACACCCTGAGGTTCATATGGTGCTTCATGTAGCAATTATTGGTCTACTGAGCAGTACGTTACTGTAA
- a CDS encoding M1 family peptidase, with protein MTKRLTQHLKPNHYAVHFILADDLASFESHSTIDATAQKETDVLELHAKDLDITTLTVTAGKTTIEVQEHSFNTAEDLLVIKLKQPLAKDSAVTIKTIATATVTPTMHGIYPAHYEEDGQKKTILSTQFESHHAREAFVCVDEPAAKATFDVSITGPSDLTYLSNMPVDSTDGSRTVFATSPVMSTYLLAFAVGDFAKLSKTTKRGVEVNTYSMPRTIDHTQFALDVAADCLDFFEEYFGVEYPLPKSDLVAIPEFAAGAMENWGLVTYRETAIINDPANTALSNKQYIAEVVCHELAHQWFGNLVTMQWWDDLWLNEGFASWAAALAVDALFPNWDVWAFFVAEDSSYALSEDALTNSHPIRVPVENPKDISEIFDAISYRKGASIIRMLNQYIGAANFQAGISKYLKEFAYGNATTDDLWNCLSTETDIDVAEFMKPWTEVMGFPAVSVTKSNANIVLAQEHFLLNSTRPKQNVTWPVPLLSNDSYKTGTAVFNSTSTQLPYNDNFLKINSGHSGFYRTNYSPKLQETLSQQIDRLPLVDRLGILDDAAELAVAGIKPTTEVLELLKNYANEDKSQVWSVIGSTIHSVRSTLLGEENEHLLKGLVEQLIEQKYNELGWEEAKGESENDQLVRPVVLALATRFDLFDARKQVESIYNSDTTAPNLRGLIYGHKAKYGDKDLYKIFWNNYLQEDLQEQKNRWARALTEFREPELIHQTIDAIQSEHVRLQDTISWAAGLMRNTKAQQAFWEWYKQNWVWIESNYSAGHIYSYFVAILGFFKDQSRIEEIKDFFADKNTDGIGRSIEQVIEKIEYKSAWKKRDSEAVKNWLTKQ; from the coding sequence ATGACAAAACGACTCACCCAACATCTCAAACCAAATCATTATGCAGTCCACTTCATTTTAGCGGACGACCTAGCAAGCTTTGAATCTCACTCAACCATCGATGCAACAGCCCAAAAAGAAACCGATGTGCTGGAGCTTCATGCCAAAGATCTTGATATCACAACTCTTACAGTTACCGCTGGTAAAACCACCATTGAAGTACAAGAACATTCTTTTAACACTGCCGAGGACTTACTGGTTATAAAACTCAAGCAGCCATTAGCGAAAGATTCTGCAGTAACCATAAAAACAATAGCAACGGCTACAGTTACTCCAACTATGCATGGTATTTACCCTGCTCATTACGAAGAAGACGGACAGAAAAAAACTATTCTAAGCACTCAATTTGAATCTCACCATGCCCGAGAAGCGTTTGTCTGCGTAGACGAACCGGCCGCAAAGGCCACCTTTGATGTTTCGATTACTGGCCCGTCCGACCTTACGTACTTATCCAACATGCCAGTCGACTCTACTGATGGGTCTAGGACGGTTTTCGCTACTAGTCCCGTTATGTCAACATACCTATTAGCTTTTGCAGTCGGCGACTTCGCCAAATTATCAAAAACTACTAAACGCGGGGTTGAGGTTAACACCTATTCGATGCCGCGCACCATTGATCACACCCAGTTCGCGCTTGATGTCGCCGCTGATTGTCTAGACTTTTTTGAAGAGTATTTTGGCGTCGAATACCCACTACCAAAATCTGACTTAGTGGCAATTCCAGAATTTGCAGCGGGCGCAATGGAAAACTGGGGCTTGGTCACCTACCGCGAAACGGCCATCATTAATGACCCAGCCAATACTGCTCTATCAAACAAACAATATATTGCCGAGGTAGTCTGTCACGAACTAGCCCACCAGTGGTTTGGCAATTTAGTCACTATGCAGTGGTGGGACGACCTGTGGTTGAACGAAGGATTTGCTAGCTGGGCGGCAGCGTTGGCTGTCGACGCTCTGTTCCCAAACTGGGATGTTTGGGCTTTCTTCGTAGCCGAAGACTCTAGCTATGCTCTCAGCGAAGACGCCCTAACCAATTCTCACCCAATACGAGTACCAGTTGAAAACCCTAAAGACATTAGCGAAATTTTTGATGCAATTTCCTACCGCAAAGGAGCATCGATCATTCGTATGCTTAATCAGTATATTGGGGCTGCCAACTTCCAAGCTGGTATTTCTAAATACCTAAAAGAGTTTGCATATGGCAACGCTACTACCGATGACTTATGGAATTGTTTAAGTACCGAGACTGATATTGATGTTGCTGAATTCATGAAACCATGGACAGAAGTTATGGGCTTTCCTGCTGTTTCTGTAACTAAATCAAATGCTAATATAGTGCTTGCTCAAGAACATTTCTTACTTAATTCAACTCGACCAAAACAAAATGTTACCTGGCCGGTGCCGCTTCTTAGTAACGATAGCTACAAGACCGGCACAGCGGTGTTTAACTCAACAAGCACACAGTTGCCATATAATGATAATTTTCTAAAAATTAATAGTGGTCATTCTGGCTTTTACCGGACGAACTACTCCCCAAAGCTTCAAGAAACCCTATCGCAACAAATAGACCGCTTGCCATTAGTTGACCGTTTAGGGATTTTAGACGATGCGGCTGAACTTGCCGTTGCTGGCATAAAACCTACAACTGAGGTGCTGGAACTATTAAAAAATTATGCTAACGAAGATAAGTCACAGGTATGGTCAGTTATAGGTTCCACGATTCACTCAGTTCGAAGCACGTTACTCGGCGAGGAAAACGAGCACCTGTTAAAAGGACTCGTAGAGCAGCTTATTGAGCAAAAATACAATGAGCTGGGCTGGGAAGAAGCAAAAGGTGAATCTGAAAACGACCAATTGGTACGCCCAGTAGTGCTTGCCCTAGCAACCCGATTTGACCTATTTGATGCACGTAAACAAGTTGAATCTATATATAACAGCGATACCACTGCGCCAAATCTTCGGGGATTAATTTATGGCCACAAAGCTAAATATGGTGATAAAGATTTATATAAGATTTTTTGGAATAATTATTTGCAAGAAGATCTGCAGGAGCAAAAAAATCGTTGGGCTCGAGCGCTGACTGAGTTCAGGGAACCGGAGCTAATTCATCAAACTATCGATGCAATCCAGTCGGAACATGTTCGACTACAAGACACTATTAGCTGGGCAGCCGGTTTAATGCGCAACACCAAAGCCCAACAGGCATTTTGGGAATGGTACAAACAAAACTGGGTTTGGATAGAAAGCAATTATTCTGCAGGACATATTTACAGTTATTTTGTAGCGATTCTTGGCTTCTTTAAAGACCAGTCAAGAATTGAAGAAATCAAGGACTTTTTTGCTGATAAAAACACCGACGGTATAGGTCGCTCGATCGAACAAGTTATTGAAAAAATCGAATATAAGTCAGCCTGGAAGAAACGAGACTCCGAAGCTGTAAAAAACTGGCTGACTAAACAGTAA
- a CDS encoding YraN family protein — MSTLIGQEAEESAAQWLQHTKKWKLVETNWKLPSVEIDVIMKYKKSLHFIEVKYRSSLYSGDGFSAVTIGKFNRLKRGAQLYLAEYPWKGTVQIDVVAVTGQLGALNFELIENVTV; from the coding sequence GTGAGCACTCTCATAGGCCAAGAGGCTGAGGAATCAGCTGCTCAATGGTTGCAACACACAAAAAAATGGAAACTTGTTGAAACAAATTGGAAGCTTCCGAGCGTCGAAATTGACGTAATTATGAAATACAAAAAGTCACTTCACTTTATTGAAGTGAAGTATCGAAGCAGCCTTTACAGTGGTGACGGTTTTAGCGCAGTCACCATAGGCAAATTTAATAGGCTAAAACGTGGCGCGCAGCTGTACCTAGCTGAATATCCGTGGAAAGGCACGGTACAAATTGATGTCGTTGCAGTGACCGGTCAGCTCGGTGCTTTAAATTTTGAACTTATTGAGAATGTTACTGTTTAG
- a CDS encoding 50S ribosomal protein L19, whose translation MHSLIQAVEAKHRKAQIPQVKSGDIVRVHQEIVENEKKRTQVFEGLVIRVKRKNSLTSSATVRRIASGVGVEKTFMLNSPSITKIEIVRRSKVRRNYLSYMRERTGKSARLGAIDFDKVAVNEASNDPLVPADEITKEAEEVLSDETPTEELKTETSEENPEAKEDTPKAEATADADKDSN comes from the coding sequence ATGCATAGTCTTATTCAAGCAGTTGAAGCTAAACACCGCAAGGCACAGATCCCACAAGTTAAGAGTGGCGATATTGTTCGTGTTCACCAAGAAATTGTTGAAAACGAAAAGAAACGAACCCAGGTTTTTGAAGGGCTAGTAATTCGAGTTAAACGAAAAAACTCTTTAACTAGTTCTGCAACAGTTCGAAGAATTGCAAGCGGCGTTGGCGTAGAAAAGACTTTTATGTTGAATTCCCCAAGTATTACTAAAATCGAGATTGTTCGTCGGTCTAAGGTTCGACGTAATTACTTAAGTTACATGCGTGAACGAACTGGTAAATCTGCTCGATTAGGCGCGATTGATTTTGACAAAGTTGCTGTTAACGAAGCGAGTAACGACCCGCTCGTTCCAGCAGATGAAATCACCAAAGAAGCTGAAGAAGTTCTATCGGACGAGACGCCAACCGAAGAACTAAAAACAGAAACCTCTGAAGAAAATCCAGAAGCAAAAGAAGACACTCCAAAAGCTGAAGCAACAGCTGACGCTGACAAAGATTCAAACTAG
- a CDS encoding lamin tail domain-containing protein: MTGQFADQLQKTKTRFITFTQLTAAFLLAFSWVSLIPADVWAAPGDVRVSEFMANSATISDGNGEWIELKNNLDTPIDLTGWTLTEQDGGSFALSGTIPANDYFVVCRGTTSTAAVSCDLENSLLQLNNARGDTITLLNGATEIDQVTFTGTDSATGNTEPGQSAVVHEDGTIVNDTINQYEATGPNFGTAGAASDLLDPVVNIDDPIAGTTVYNEFTVSGTATDPDSGIERVAIRFFAEGTAGGGSPVRTFNVYPSTDDFTIQINDGVNDVPVGTYDIVARAHDNAGNAKSDTVTPVTIATDSLEPVSSWDDGTGEVYINDDQPTLNGEATDDLSGISLVEFRIEDADDATNVIQDWTAATATDGSFDNELTEEFSATPSGTLADGSYRFLARATDGGNNVESTAIIVTIVNTQAPVVTISSPADGEAVNGTVDVVASITDDNMFTYSAELKDLSGTVVAGPGQVPASGDYTQTSFTDQTVFSFDSTLLADGYYDIEIEAEDQATNEDADSVRIFVDNTAPETYEELFSPLDDSIWTSPICIAGFTADNHELSHINIYARESGTSDDFSFVKEAAVHSEEIPEECEAVVDEILEMLTSEDAEPVDASAVDSVDEIELDDYDISFWFAVWNPLTEAPFYVGEEVFDFKVAGVDTAGNEESSAFANNVVWDKQAPSVNAGPDLEECVPFVRTGQASDNGSGLRSVQWSVVSGPGNVDFSNANSLSTTMVADTVGEYVIRLTATDNVGNVNFDDFVLNWVAVPSGSSSDGNGHVVSSSAGTGSTGQIVTDEAVDTDGDGFSDAAEEAAGTDPNDPNSNPDNPDGSTDNNDGEEDVLSDTDDDFNVLWLLALAGIVGILYFLLSRREEETE; this comes from the coding sequence ATGACTGGACAGTTTGCTGACCAGCTACAAAAAACAAAGACACGTTTTATAACATTTACGCAATTAACGGCTGCTTTTCTGCTGGCGTTTAGTTGGGTTTCATTAATTCCAGCTGATGTTTGGGCAGCACCCGGTGATGTCCGCGTAAGCGAGTTTATGGCGAACTCAGCAACCATTAGTGACGGTAATGGTGAATGGATTGAATTAAAAAACAATCTCGATACACCTATAGATCTCACTGGCTGGACATTGACTGAACAAGACGGAGGCAGCTTTGCGTTATCTGGAACGATACCAGCTAATGACTACTTCGTTGTATGTCGAGGAACCACTTCAACAGCAGCGGTTAGTTGTGACTTAGAAAACAGCTTACTTCAACTAAATAACGCTCGTGGTGACACAATTACGCTTCTAAATGGTGCTACTGAAATAGATCAGGTTACATTTACCGGTACTGATTCTGCTACCGGAAACACTGAGCCAGGCCAATCAGCTGTAGTACACGAAGACGGAACAATCGTTAATGACACCATCAATCAATACGAAGCCACAGGACCAAACTTTGGCACAGCTGGCGCAGCGAGCGATCTTCTTGACCCTGTTGTAAACATTGACGACCCAATCGCTGGCACTACGGTGTACAACGAATTTACTGTAAGCGGTACAGCTACAGACCCAGACAGCGGTATTGAACGAGTTGCAATTCGCTTCTTTGCAGAAGGCACAGCAGGTGGAGGATCACCAGTTCGCACCTTTAACGTGTACCCATCTACTGACGATTTTACTATTCAAATTAATGACGGCGTGAACGACGTTCCAGTAGGTACGTACGACATCGTAGCCCGTGCCCACGACAATGCTGGAAACGCAAAGTCCGATACAGTAACCCCAGTTACGATTGCTACCGATAGCCTAGAACCAGTTTCAAGCTGGGATGATGGCACTGGTGAAGTCTACATTAACGACGACCAACCAACCTTGAATGGCGAAGCCACCGATGACTTATCTGGTATTAGCCTGGTTGAATTCAGAATCGAAGATGCCGACGATGCAACCAATGTAATTCAAGACTGGACCGCAGCAACTGCTACCGATGGATCGTTCGATAATGAACTTACCGAAGAATTCTCGGCTACTCCAAGCGGCACGCTTGCCGACGGTTCATACCGATTCCTGGCACGAGCAACTGACGGTGGAAACAATGTTGAATCGACCGCGATTATTGTTACTATTGTCAACACTCAAGCTCCTGTGGTTACAATTAGCAGCCCAGCCGACGGCGAAGCCGTAAACGGTACTGTCGACGTCGTAGCCAGCATTACCGACGACAATATGTTTACCTATTCAGCTGAGCTTAAAGACCTCTCAGGCACAGTCGTAGCAGGCCCAGGGCAGGTTCCTGCCAGTGGCGACTACACCCAAACAAGCTTTACTGACCAAACGGTGTTTAGCTTTGACAGCACACTACTTGCAGATGGCTACTACGACATCGAAATTGAAGCTGAAGATCAAGCAACCAATGAAGATGCTGACTCAGTTCGAATTTTCGTAGACAACACCGCGCCAGAAACCTACGAAGAGCTATTCTCCCCACTTGACGACAGTATCTGGACTTCACCGATTTGTATTGCCGGTTTCACTGCCGACAACCATGAGCTAAGTCATATCAATATCTACGCTCGTGAATCAGGCACTAGCGATGACTTTAGTTTTGTTAAAGAAGCTGCAGTGCACAGCGAGGAAATCCCAGAAGAATGTGAAGCTGTAGTTGATGAAATTCTAGAAATGCTCACCTCCGAAGACGCCGAACCAGTGGATGCTAGCGCAGTCGACTCAGTAGATGAAATCGAATTGGATGATTACGATATTTCATTCTGGTTCGCTGTATGGAATCCACTAACTGAAGCACCTTTCTATGTTGGTGAAGAAGTGTTTGACTTCAAAGTTGCCGGCGTCGACACTGCCGGAAATGAAGAATCAAGCGCCTTTGCAAATAACGTTGTGTGGGACAAACAAGCCCCAAGCGTAAACGCTGGGCCTGATCTTGAAGAATGTGTTCCATTCGTACGAACTGGCCAAGCAAGCGACAATGGCAGTGGCCTACGATCTGTTCAATGGAGCGTCGTAAGTGGCCCTGGTAACGTAGACTTTAGCAATGCTAACAGCCTAAGCACTACCATGGTTGCAGATACTGTTGGCGAGTATGTCATTCGCCTAACTGCTACCGACAACGTAGGCAATGTTAACTTCGACGACTTTGTCCTTAACTGGGTAGCAGTTCCTTCTGGATCATCTAGTGACGGCAATGGTCACGTTGTTTCAAGCAGCGCCGGAACCGGTAGTACAGGCCAAATCGTCACTGACGAAGCTGTAGACACCGACGGTGACGGCTTTAGTGACGCAGCCGAAGAAGCAGCTGGTACTGATCCTAACGACCCTAACAGCAACCCTGACAACCCAGACGGTAGCACCGACAACAACGACGGTGAAGAAGATGTTTTGTCTGACACAGACGACGACTTTAACGTGCTGTGGTTGCTCGCTCTTGCAGGTATTGTTGGTATTCTCTACTTCTTGCTATCTCGCCGAGAAGAAGAAACCGAATAA